In a genomic window of Humulus lupulus unplaced genomic scaffold, drHumLupu1.1 SCAFFOLD_29, whole genome shotgun sequence:
- the LOC133812421 gene encoding receptor-like protein 35: MELTYLVRLNQLNLSRNSLGGVIPQNIGNLSRLESLDLSHNNFSGKIHTGLAELSFLAYLNLSFNHLSGKIPTGTQLQSFNASSYVENFGLCGLPLLTGCPGDHSTSRNHDNKFYNELDQEWFDMSWFFIGLEFGFALGFIGICGASLLNFYRRLAYFRCLNKFED; encoded by the coding sequence ATGGAGTTGACTTATCTTGTGAGACTAAATCAGCTGAACTTGTCAAGAAATAGTTTGGGTGGAGTCATACCTCAGAACATTGGGAATTTAAGTCGACTAGAATCACTAGATTTGTCTCATAACAATTTTAGTGGAAAAATTCATACGGGCTTGGCAGAATTATCTTTCTTGGCATACTTGAATCTATCATTTAATCATTTGTCAGGAAAGATCCCCACAGGTACTCAATTGCAAAGTTTCAATGCTTCTTCATATGTTGAAAATTTTGGATTATGTGGACTTCCTCTTTTGACTGGATGCCCTGGAGATCATTCAACTTCTAGAAATCATGACAATAAATTCTACAATGAACTTGATCAAGAATGGTTTGATATGTCATGGTTTTTCATTGGTCTTGAATTTGGATTTGCTCTTGGTTTTATTGGAATTTGTGGAGCTTCGTTACTAAATTTTTATCGGAGACTTGCTTATTTTCGATGCTTGAATAAATTTGAAGATTAG
- the LOC133812407 gene encoding LOW QUALITY PROTEIN: receptor-like protein EIX2 (The sequence of the model RefSeq protein was modified relative to this genomic sequence to represent the inferred CDS: deleted 1 base in 1 codon; substituted 1 base at 1 genomic stop codon) → MMIVMLLLLLASTTSHVVLGSTTHASGVSHQVQNYCIETERQALLTFKQGLEDPHNLLQSWTSNNKDCCTWKGIRCDNLTNHIIMLHLDSFIDGILYPISGEISASLVQLQYLEYLNLSYNNFTKIPKFIGAFTNLKYLDFSGNYITGNIPSELGNLTKLRILDLSHSISGLTANSFKWLSHISYLRIFKLGDTNFSKAKDWFHSFKTAPSLSTLELSYCQFPELDDSSFSHITNSTNSITTLDVYGSTFGSTTVSRLLNLSNNLVDLSLYYNNFNIKGSHLPDSFGNLKYLRHLYLNGFDGEVPKSIGSLCRLQELHLSYNEFNSTIIDILESLLDCNNRSLEILNLFQSSLIGPLPRDLSRFLHLRELDVSDNKFSDTLPESIGKLSSLELLDISKNSFIGFVSETHLEKLSKLKHLDLSSNSLTLKMNITWVSPFQLQHINLRSCMIGPQFPFWLQTQSNISYIDLSSSGISDVIPDQWFLNLTSNLEYLNLSFNLINNTFPDILLESNKFAFVDLSSNQFHGHVPLNSLFKANELNLSNNTLLEFDPLFCNSFNGTVRILDLSNNQIFGSLPDCWFRLQNLKILNLNNNRLSGVIPNSIASLYKIHTLILRNNNLSGTLPSSMKNCTQLVFLDVGENSIVSMPSSRNSDIRHFPKQYIWSYTIVYKXFTSMVDNIYSIIDNIYGAIPSFLLQFAKKVQIGISWESDSSSTTLLYDMKALVTWKGKEYEYEDILGLLRVIDFSSNRLTGEIPMELTNLLELVQLNLSRNNLNGAIPQKIGNLSKLESLDLSHNNFTGKIPIGLGELSFLEYLNLSYNHLSGRIPTGIQLQSFNSSSYVENDGLCGAPLSECPGDHIAFKDNPHSDLAQERFDMLWFYIGLEVGFAFGFIGVCGALYRNYSFLLETCLSSRCLNTFGDWLYVMISIRVSKLKRYFNAK, encoded by the exons ATGATGATTGTAATGCTTCTGCTCTTGCTAGCCAGCACTACTAGTCATGTTGTTTTGGGTAGTACTACGCATGCATCTGGGGTTTCTCATCAAGTTCAAAACTACTGTATCGAAACAGAGAGACAAGCTCTTCTCACCTTCAAACAAGGCCTTGAAGATCCTCATAACCTCTTACAATCTTGGACAAGCAACAACAAAGATTGCTGCACATGGAAAGGAATCAGGTGCGATAACTTGACCAATCATATTATCATGCTTCATCTTGATTCTTTTATTGATGGTATTTTGTATCCTATTTCCGGTGAAATTAGTGCCTCTTTGGTCCAGCTCCAATATTTGGAGTATTTGAATCTTAGTTACAATAACTTCactaaaattccaaagtttatagGAGCCTTCACAAATCTCAAATATCTTGATTTTTCAGGAAATTATATAACTGGAAATATTCCTTCAGAACTTGGAAACCTGACCAAGTTGCGTATTCTTGACCTTAGTCACTCTATTAGTGGTTTGACTGCTAATAGTTTCAAATGGCTTTCTCATATCTCTTATCTAAGAATCTTTAAACTGGGTGATACAAACTTCAGCAAAGCCAAAGACTGGTTTCATTCATTTAAAACAGCTCCCTCCTTATCAACCTTAGAGCTATCTTATTGTCAATTTCCAGAGCTAGATGATTCCTCTTTTTCTCATATCACAAACTCTACCAATTCTATCACAACTCTCGATGTCTATGGTAGTACATTTGGCTCTACAACAGTTTCTCGCTTGCTTAATTTGAGCAATAATCTTGTTGATCTCTCTCTGTattataataatttcaatatCAAAGGCAGTCATCTTCCAGATTCTTTTGGCAATTTGAAATATCTAAGGCATTTATATTTGAATGGATTTGATGGGGAAGTGCCGAAATCTATAGGGAGTCTTTGCAGGCTTCAAGAATTACATTTGTCCTATAATGAATTCAATTCCACCATCATTGATATCTTGGAAAGCCTCCTTGATTGCAATAACAGGTCGTTAGAAATTCTTAATTTGTTTCAGAGTAGTCTAATTGGACCACTGCCCAGAGATTTGTCAAGATTTTTGCACTTGAGAGAGTTGGATGTATCAGACAATAAGTTCAGTGATACTTTACCAGAGAGTATCGGCAAGCTCTCTAGTCTTGAGTTATTAGACATTTCCAAGAATTCTTTCATTGGATTTGTCTCTGAAACACACCTTGAGAAACTCTCCAAATTGAAACACCTTGACTTATCTTCCAACTCTTTAACTTTGAAAATGAATATCACATGGGTttctccttttcaactccaacaTATCAATTTGAGATCTTGCATGATAGGACCACAATTTCCTTTTTGGCTTCAGACACAGTCAAATATTTCATATATTGATTTATCTAGTTCTGGAATATCTGATGTCATTCCTGATCAATGGTTTCTCAATCTAACTTCCAATTTAGAATATTTGAATTTATCTTTCAATCTTATCAACAACACCTTCCCAGACATTCTATTGGAATCTAATAAGTTTGCTTTTGTGGATTTAAGCTCCAACCAATTCCATGGCCATGTCCCTCTAAATTCTCTTTTCAAAGCGAATGAGTTGAATCTTTCAAATAACACTCTCTTAGAATTTGACCCTCTCTTTTGCAATTCATTTAATGGGACAGTGCGGATTCTAGATCTTTCTAATAACCAAATATTTGGAAGCCTTCCAGATTGTTGGTTTCGtctacaaaatttgaaaattctcAATTTGAACAATAATAGATTGTCTGGAGTGATCCCGAACTCAATTGCTTCTCTTTATAAAATTCACACtcttattttgagaaataataatttGTCGGGAACTTTACCATCATCCATGAAGAATTGCACTCAATTGGTATTTCTTGATGTTGGAGAGAATTCCATCGTGTCTATGCCATCTTCAAGGAATTCGGATATTAGACATTTCCCGAAACAATATATATGGAGCTATACCATCGTGTATAAATAA TTCACTTCTATGGTTGACAATATATATTCTATAATTGACAATATATATGGAGCTATACCATCTTTTCTACTTCAATTTGCAAAGAAAGTTCAAATTGGCATATCCTGGGAAAGTGATTCCAGTAGTACTACATTGTTATATGACATGAAGGCATTGGTAACTTGGAAAGGAAAGGAGTATGAATATGAAGATATTTTGGGTTTGTTGAGAGTGATTGACTTTTCAAGTAATAGATTGACTGGAGAGATTCCTATGGAGCTAACAAATCTTTTGGAACTAGTTCAATTGAACTTGTCACGGAATAATTTGAATGGAGCCATACCTCAGAAAATTGGGAATTTGAGCAAACTAGAATCACTAGATCTGTCTCATAACAATTTTACTGGAAAAATTCCTATTGGCTTGGGAGAATTATCATTTTTGGAATATTTGAACCTGTCATATAATCATTTGTCGGGAAGAATCCCCACTGGTATTCAATTACAAAGCTTTAATTCTTCTTCATATGTTGAAAATGATGGATTATGTGGAGCTCCTCTATCTGAATGCCCTGGTGATCATATAGCTTTCAAGGATAATCCTCATTCAGACTTAGCTCAAGAACGGTTTGACATGTTATGGTTTTACATTGGACTTGAAGTTGGATTTGCTTTTGGTTTTATTGGAGTTTGTGGAGCTTTGTACCGAAACTACTCATTCTTATTGGAGACTTGCCTATCTTCGAGGTGCTTGAATACATTTGGAGATTGGCTTTATGTGATGATTAGCATTAGAGTTTCTAAATTGAAGAGATACTTCAATGCTAAATG A